From one Nycticebus coucang isolate mNycCou1 chromosome 14, mNycCou1.pri, whole genome shotgun sequence genomic stretch:
- the LIN7C gene encoding protein lin-7 homolog C, whose protein sequence is MAALGEPVRLERDICRAIELLEKLQRSGEVPPQKLQALQRVLQSEFCNAVREVYEHVYETVDISSSPEVRANATAKATVAAFAASEGHSHPRVVELPKTEEGLGFNIMGGKEQNSPIYISRIIPGGIADRHGGLKRGDQLLSVNGVSVEGEHHEKAVELLKAAQGKVKLVVRYTPKVLEEMESRFEKMRSAKRRQQT, encoded by the exons ATGGCGGCGCTGGGAGAACCAGTGCGGTTGGAGAGAG ATATTTGTAGAGCAATTGAATTGTTGGAAAAACTACAAAGGAGTGGAGAGGTGCCACCACAGAAACTTCAGGCTTTACAAAGGGTCCTTCAAAGTGAGTTCTGCAATGCTGTGAGAGAG GTATATGAACATGTCTATGAGACTGTGGACATCAGTAGCAGTCCTGAAGTGAGAGCTAATGCAACTGCAAAG gCTACTGTTGCTGCATTTGCTGCCAGTGAAGGACATTCTCATCCTCGAGTTGTTGAGCTACCAAAAACAGAAGAAGGCCTTGGATTCAATATTATGGGAGGCAAAGAACAAAACTCTCCAATCTATATTTCTCGAATAATTCCAGGTGGAATTGCTGATAGACACGGAGGACTCAAACGAGGAGATCAGCTCCTTTCTGTGAATGGAGTG AGTGTTGAAGGAGAACATCATGAAAAAGCTGTAGAACTGCTGAAAGCTGCTCAAGGAAAGGTTAAATTAGTTGTTCGATATACACCCAAAGTCTTGGAAGAAATGGAGTCCCGCTTTGAAAAAATGAGATCAGCAAAACGCAGGCAACAGACCTAA